One Cottoperca gobio chromosome 23, fCotGob3.1, whole genome shotgun sequence genomic region harbors:
- the LOC115028638 gene encoding LOW QUALITY PROTEIN: angiopoietin-4-like (The sequence of the model RefSeq protein was modified relative to this genomic sequence to represent the inferred CDS: substituted 1 base at 1 genomic stop codon) — translation MKSLVVYCLLNLVFLLSCTAQSXRCFSLVMLTSVYLDCTQIRAHVPRARSGVYLIRPPGVRIPFKVYCEMRRDGGWTVIQKRIGGAVSFNRNWAAYKYGFGFIPRNHWLGLNRVFSLTRFRTWTMRVDLWDHEGASAYAEYRNFRVENEHANFKLHVGRYSGNAGDAIRGAYPCIDQNGFAFSTIDRDNDGCSPCIFDDIPQTKCVRSDEGGWWYSSCGSASLNGKWQSAGDHIFRRSGLNWFNWKAPVPYSMRASRMMIKYGQEEPVVLEQ, via the exons ATGAAGAGTCTGGTCGTGTATTGTTTGCTCAACTTGGTGTTTCTTCTGAGCTGCACAGCTCAG AGTTAacgttgtttttctcttgtcaTGCTCACCTCAGTATATTTAGACTGCACGCAGATTAGGGCTCACGTACCACGAGCGCGCAGCGGGGTTTATTTAATCCGCCCTCCCGGAGTCCGTATCCCGTTTAAG GTGTACTGTGAGATGAGGCGTGATGGAGGCTGGACGGTGATTCAGAAGCGCATTGGAGGTGCGGTTTCCTTCAACAGGAACTGGGCAGCTTATAAATACGGATTTGGATTCATTCCAC GCAACCACTGGCTCGGTCTGAATAGGGTCTTCTCTCTGACCCGCTTCAGGACGTGGACCATGAGGGTGGACCTGTGGGACCATGAAGGTGCCTCTGCCTACGCCGAGTACAGAAACTTCAGAGTGGAGAATGAACATGCAAATTTCAAACTGCATGTGGGGCGCTACAGTGGAAATGCAG GGGATGCCATCCGTGGTGCCTATCCATGCATTGACCAGAATGGCTTCGCCTTCAGCACCATCGACCGCGACAATGACGGCTGCTCCCCCTGCATCTTTGATGACATTCCTCAAACGAAATGTGTTCGTTCAGACGAAGGCGGTTGGTGGTACAGCAGCTGCGGCTCTGCCAGTCTGAACGGCAAATGGCAGTCTGCTGGTGATCACATCTTTCGGCGGTCAGGGCTCAACTGGTTCAACTGGAAAGCTCCCGTGCCTTACTCCATGAGGGCCTCCAGAATGATGATCAAGTATGGGCAAGAGGAGCCGGTCGTCTTGGAGCAGTGA